In Phreatobacter stygius, a genomic segment contains:
- a CDS encoding MFS transporter, whose protein sequence is MTLAIDDARPPGRMRLFVVLAGLYVAQAIPSYLFAAAIPPIMREQGVSRTAIGSISLLFLPLVLKFLWAPLVDRIRPLARAHRASWVFLTQAGIVICILGLVAVEVTDVKAVLAIGFVASLLLATQDIATDGYAAKHLPEQDRAIGNAIQGGAVAFGVVVGGTLGLVLYHYAGWAWMLMIIAAISVLPLVAAVMMREDDPAAAATTPRPSLMAFLKRPEARQILWIALIYRASEGFVKAMEGPYLVDVGVPLNQIGYLSGTAAATAGLAGSAIAAWLIKRRGLSFVLSLLGGMRTVCFLLFALHAYGLITGKEALFGAAGFQTLIRYMEIVALYSLFMAVSSSEQPGTDFTILACAQLVVYLAGSMLSGRIADWLGYGALFALSTGLSAIAVLATLRMLRHVRLGHNGRPAPA, encoded by the coding sequence ATGACGCTTGCGATCGACGACGCCCGACCGCCGGGCCGGATGCGCCTGTTCGTGGTTCTGGCCGGGCTCTATGTCGCCCAGGCGATCCCGTCCTATCTGTTCGCCGCCGCCATTCCGCCGATCATGCGCGAACAGGGCGTCTCGCGCACGGCCATCGGGTCGATCTCGCTCCTGTTCCTGCCACTGGTGCTGAAATTCCTCTGGGCGCCGCTGGTCGACCGCATCCGACCGCTGGCCCGCGCCCACCGGGCGAGCTGGGTGTTCCTCACCCAGGCCGGCATCGTCATCTGCATCCTCGGCCTCGTCGCCGTCGAGGTCACCGACGTGAAAGCGGTCCTGGCGATCGGCTTCGTCGCCTCTCTCCTGCTCGCCACCCAGGACATCGCCACCGACGGCTATGCCGCCAAACACCTGCCGGAACAGGACCGGGCGATCGGCAATGCCATTCAGGGCGGCGCGGTCGCCTTCGGCGTGGTGGTCGGCGGCACGCTCGGCCTGGTGCTCTACCACTATGCCGGCTGGGCCTGGATGCTGATGATCATCGCGGCGATTTCGGTGCTGCCGCTGGTCGCCGCCGTGATGATGCGCGAGGACGACCCGGCAGCCGCGGCGACGACACCGAGACCCTCGCTGATGGCCTTCCTGAAACGTCCGGAGGCGCGCCAGATCTTGTGGATCGCGCTGATCTACCGGGCGAGCGAAGGTTTCGTGAAGGCGATGGAAGGCCCCTATCTCGTCGATGTCGGCGTGCCGCTCAACCAGATCGGTTATCTCTCGGGAACCGCGGCGGCCACCGCCGGGCTTGCCGGCTCGGCCATTGCCGCCTGGCTGATCAAACGGCGGGGCCTGAGTTTCGTGCTCAGCCTGCTCGGCGGCATGCGCACCGTCTGCTTCCTGCTGTTCGCGCTGCACGCCTACGGGCTGATCACCGGCAAGGAGGCGCTGTTCGGCGCTGCGGGCTTCCAGACCTTGATCCGCTACATGGAGATCGTCGCGCTCTACAGCCTGTTCATGGCGGTGAGTTCATCCGAACAGCCGGGCACCGATTTCACCATTCTCGCCTGCGCCCAGCTGGTGGTTTATCTCGCCGGCTCGATGCTGTCAGGCCGCATCGCCGACTGGCTCGGTTATGGCGCGCTGTTCGCCCTGTCGACCGGTTTGTCCGCCATCGCCGTGCTGGCGACGCTGCGCATGTTGCGGCACGTCAGGCTCGGCCACAACGGCAGGCCGGCGCCGGCATGA
- a CDS encoding GrlR family regulatory protein has translation MRDGIYRLRFQSPLGWGTGVLHIQGGRVWGGDGGFYYTGTQGHEGNRVTLEVRTYRHSQGRGLQTIFGQDEVHVRLIGTPDGDRIMCEGTADEVPGAQFIVELTWLTD, from the coding sequence ATGCGTGACGGGATTTACAGGCTGCGCTTCCAGAGCCCGCTCGGCTGGGGCACGGGCGTGCTGCACATCCAGGGCGGCCGGGTCTGGGGCGGCGACGGCGGCTTCTATTATACCGGCACGCAGGGCCACGAGGGCAACCGGGTGACGCTCGAGGTCAGGACCTATCGGCACAGCCAGGGCCGGGGCCTGCAGACGATCTTCGGCCAGGACGAGGTTCACGTCCGGCTGATCGGCACGCCGGACGGCGACCGGATCATGTGCGAGGGGACGGCCGACGAGGTGCCGGGCGCCCAGTTCATCGTCGAGCTGACCTGGCTGACCGACTGA
- a CDS encoding ABC transporter ATP-binding protein, producing MALLTLNNVEVVYDRVFLAVKGVSIEVPERGLVALLGANGAGKSTILKSISGLLKPERGEVSRGEVSFAGEDILALDPPDRVRRGIAHVLEGRRVFGHLTPEENLIAAASMHRDRGHVTALIDKVFGMFPRLKQRAKAKAGYLSGGEQQMLAIGRALMTEPKLLMLDEPSLGLAPFLVDEIFDIVRSINADSGVAVLLVEQNAAAALDIAEQAYLIENGRILMGGAAEVLSSNPDVAEAYLGGNHKVDYHAVKHYRRRKRWLA from the coding sequence ATGGCCCTTCTCACGCTCAACAATGTCGAGGTGGTCTATGACCGCGTCTTCCTGGCGGTCAAAGGCGTGTCGATCGAGGTGCCGGAGCGTGGCCTCGTGGCGCTGCTCGGCGCCAATGGGGCGGGCAAGAGCACGATCCTGAAATCGATCAGCGGCCTCTTGAAGCCCGAGCGCGGCGAGGTGTCGCGCGGCGAGGTGAGCTTTGCCGGCGAGGACATCCTGGCGCTCGATCCGCCCGACCGGGTCAGGCGCGGCATTGCCCATGTGCTGGAAGGCCGGCGCGTCTTCGGTCATCTGACGCCGGAGGAGAACCTGATCGCGGCGGCCTCCATGCATCGCGACCGCGGCCATGTCACGGCGCTGATCGACAAGGTCTTCGGCATGTTCCCGCGGCTGAAGCAGCGCGCCAAGGCGAAAGCCGGCTACCTGTCCGGCGGCGAGCAGCAGATGCTGGCCATCGGCCGGGCGCTGATGACCGAACCGAAACTCCTGATGCTCGACGAGCCGAGCCTCGGCCTCGCCCCCTTCCTGGTCGACGAGATCTTCGACATCGTCCGCAGCATCAATGCCGACAGCGGCGTCGCCGTGCTGCTGGTCGAACAGAACGCGGCGGCCGCACTCGACATCGCCGAACAGGCCTATCTGATCGAGAACGGTCGTATCCTGATGGGCGGTGCGGCCGAGGTGCTGAGCAGCAATCCCGATGTCGCCGAGGCCTATCTCGGCGGCAATCACAAGGTCGACTACCACGCGGTGAAACATTATCGCCGGCGCAAGCGCTGGCTGGCGTAG
- a CDS encoding ABC transporter substrate-binding protein: protein MSVNRRIFLSGTAAALAAPAVSTTGAFAQEKVVRFTLSQDFTRIYTFVTSEYNQGQRDYFTLVNERGGINGYRIVADVSDHANDLPRAIEAYERGKREGSVLIDPLSTPVARALVPRALEDKVNLVTAYSGRSDAADGTSFPYVLPLSINYWTQAGLIIDYFRQIENGNLRGKKVVFVHIDTPFGKEPLPILQVLAQRLGFELLPFPYTPPGNDQAAIWPQVRRARPDFVIFWGAGVGQTVALTEAIRNGMRMDRVSSSVWISESDMDVVGREAAKGVLKVEPCVSGREPKPIRDILAEVVAKGKGAGPEAKVGTSYYNYGVQMGSLMVEGVRKAFEKAPNGPVTGPWLNEGLRSISNFTAEGLLPPTTVSKEDHQGGGLGRISRWDGAKFVPATDWFTANQDIVWAEIRKYSEEFRRSGK from the coding sequence ATGTCAGTCAACCGTCGCATCTTCTTGTCCGGGACCGCGGCAGCGCTCGCCGCGCCGGCCGTTTCCACCACGGGCGCCTTCGCCCAGGAAAAGGTCGTCCGGTTCACGCTGTCCCAGGACTTCACGCGCATCTACACCTTCGTGACCTCGGAATATAACCAGGGCCAGCGCGACTATTTCACCCTGGTCAACGAGCGCGGCGGCATCAACGGCTACCGCATCGTCGCCGACGTGTCGGATCATGCCAACGACCTGCCACGGGCGATCGAGGCCTACGAGCGCGGCAAGCGCGAGGGCTCGGTGCTGATCGACCCGCTGTCGACGCCGGTGGCGCGAGCGCTGGTGCCGCGCGCGCTGGAAGACAAGGTCAATCTGGTGACCGCCTATTCCGGACGCAGCGACGCGGCCGACGGCACGAGCTTTCCCTACGTGCTGCCGCTGTCGATCAATTACTGGACCCAGGCCGGCCTGATCATCGACTATTTCCGCCAGATCGAGAACGGCAACCTGCGCGGCAAGAAGGTGGTGTTCGTCCATATCGACACGCCCTTCGGCAAGGAGCCCCTGCCGATCCTGCAGGTCCTGGCCCAGCGCCTCGGTTTCGAGCTCCTGCCCTTCCCCTACACGCCGCCGGGCAACGACCAGGCCGCGATCTGGCCGCAGGTGCGCCGGGCAAGGCCGGATTTCGTCATCTTCTGGGGCGCCGGCGTCGGCCAGACCGTGGCGCTGACCGAAGCCATCCGCAACGGCATGCGCATGGACCGTGTCTCATCCAGCGTCTGGATCTCGGAATCGGACATGGACGTGGTCGGCCGCGAGGCGGCCAAAGGCGTCCTGAAGGTCGAGCCCTGCGTCAGCGGCCGCGAGCCGAAGCCGATCCGCGACATCCTGGCCGAGGTGGTGGCCAAGGGCAAAGGTGCGGGTCCGGAGGCCAAGGTCGGCACCAGCTATTACAATTACGGCGTCCAGATGGGTTCGTTGATGGTCGAGGGCGTCCGCAAGGCCTTCGAAAAAGCCCCGAACGGCCCTGTCACCGGACCCTGGTTGAACGAGGGTCTGCGGTCGATCAGCAACTTCACCGCCGAGGGATTGCTGCCGCCGACGACGGTGAGCAAGGAAGACCATCAGGGCGGCGGCCTCGGCCGGATCTCCCGTTGGGACGGCGCGAAATTCGTGCCGGCGACCGACTGGTTCACCGCCAACCAGGACATCGTCTGGGCCGAGATCCGCAAATATTCGGAAGAGTTCCGCAGGTCGGGCAAGTGA
- a CDS encoding branched-chain amino acid ABC transporter permease, with translation MFYRRAGIRHTRYQDERQLFPLRFDRWLILLVLGFLVLAPFTLDRLYLAGYLLPWLIWSTAALGLNLVMGGAGQIHLGYGAVMAIGAYGSVHLVRYGVPLEIAMIAGGLLSATIGIIFGAAALRVKGIYLAMATLAMQYIVDFVISQTPAISGGSLATIQVPPVRFLGFSVRGDVETYFVALSVCVLVTLFMLNVRRTSFGRALAAVREKDYAAQILGVSTFKYKLLAFWVSSFIGGVVGSVLAVCYLRAVSPDQFHIELSIQLLAMVIVGGLGSVLGPFFGAALILFAPIVLNNLMGLISTTLGVSMSIDLRAHVPLMAYGALVIGFLLYEPLGLAKIYDNLRNYLLVWPFRHAQR, from the coding sequence ATGTTCTACAGGCGCGCCGGCATCCGACACACCCGTTACCAGGACGAGCGCCAGCTCTTCCCCTTGCGGTTCGACCGCTGGCTGATCCTGCTGGTGCTCGGCTTCCTGGTGCTCGCGCCGTTCACCCTCGACCGGCTCTATCTTGCCGGCTATCTGCTGCCCTGGCTGATCTGGTCGACCGCGGCGCTCGGGCTCAACCTGGTGATGGGCGGTGCCGGCCAGATCCATCTCGGCTATGGCGCGGTCATGGCGATCGGCGCCTATGGCTCGGTGCATCTGGTACGCTACGGCGTGCCGCTGGAGATCGCGATGATCGCCGGTGGCCTGTTGAGCGCCACCATCGGCATTATCTTCGGCGCCGCGGCGCTGCGCGTCAAAGGCATCTATCTCGCCATGGCGACGCTCGCCATGCAGTATATCGTCGATTTCGTCATCTCGCAGACCCCGGCGATCAGCGGCGGCTCGCTTGCCACCATCCAGGTGCCGCCGGTGCGCTTCCTCGGATTCAGCGTGCGCGGCGACGTCGAGACCTATTTCGTCGCGCTGTCGGTCTGCGTCCTGGTCACCCTGTTCATGCTCAACGTGCGCCGGACCAGCTTCGGCCGGGCGCTGGCCGCGGTGCGCGAGAAGGACTATGCCGCGCAGATCCTCGGCGTCAGCACCTTCAAATACAAGCTGCTCGCCTTCTGGGTCAGTTCGTTCATCGGCGGCGTCGTCGGCTCGGTTCTGGCGGTCTGTTATTTGCGCGCCGTGTCGCCGGACCAGTTCCACATCGAATTGTCGATCCAGCTGCTCGCCATGGTGATCGTCGGCGGTCTCGGCAGCGTGCTCGGGCCGTTCTTCGGCGCAGCACTCATCCTGTTCGCGCCGATCGTCCTGAACAACCTGATGGGCCTGATCTCGACCACGCTCGGGGTCAGCATGTCGATCGATCTCAGGGCCCACGTGCCCCTGATGGCCTATGGCGCGCTGGTCATCGGCTTCCTGCTCTACGAGCCGCTCGGTCTCGCCAAGATCTACGACAATCTCCGGAATTATCTGCTCGTCTGGCCGTTCCGCCACGCCCAACGGTAA
- a CDS encoding branched-chain amino acid ABC transporter permease: MDFILITELAISGAFVGLMYALVSLGIVLIYKTSGLANLAQGAIGMTGAYITWAISAGLGAPMWLAIALALVVMFFAGTMVERVALRRMIGQPVIMTIMLTLGIEILLRGLMPGVFGAAVKRLDIGIPQTPIFIGEMLINRSTMIGGSISFCLILLSLLFFNSRYGIVMRAVADDQTASWSVGIRVEKAIAVAWGLGAMTATGAGILWGATQGSTGRCRSC, from the coding sequence ATGGATTTCATCCTCATCACCGAACTCGCCATCAGCGGCGCTTTTGTCGGCCTGATGTATGCGCTGGTCTCGCTCGGCATCGTGCTGATCTACAAGACCTCGGGCCTCGCCAATCTGGCGCAGGGTGCCATCGGCATGACCGGTGCCTATATTACCTGGGCGATCTCGGCGGGTCTCGGCGCGCCGATGTGGCTCGCCATTGCCCTGGCCCTCGTCGTCATGTTCTTTGCCGGCACCATGGTCGAGCGCGTCGCGCTGCGCCGGATGATCGGCCAGCCTGTCATCATGACCATCATGCTGACGCTCGGCATCGAGATCCTGCTGCGCGGGCTGATGCCCGGGGTGTTCGGCGCGGCGGTCAAGCGGCTCGATATCGGCATACCCCAGACGCCCATCTTCATTGGCGAAATGCTGATCAACCGCTCGACCATGATCGGCGGATCGATCTCGTTCTGCCTGATCCTCTTGTCGCTGCTGTTCTTCAATTCGCGCTACGGCATCGTCATGCGCGCGGTGGCCGACGACCAGACCGCCTCCTGGTCGGTCGGCATCCGCGTCGAAAAGGCCATCGCGGTGGCCTGGGGTCTCGGCGCGATGACCGCCACCGGCGCCGGCATCCTGTGGGGGGCGACCCAGGGGTCGACTGGTCGCTGTCGCTCTTGCTGA